In a genomic window of Anas acuta chromosome 9, bAnaAcu1.1, whole genome shotgun sequence:
- the EPHB3 gene encoding ephrin type-B receptor 3 isoform X1 has protein sequence MAAAAAAARPGAPPPPPPLLPLLLLLLLLPAGRRALEETLMDTKWVTSELAWTTHPETGWEEVSGYDEAMNPIRTYQVCNVREANQNNWLRTKFIQRQDVQRVYVELKFTVRDCNSIPNIPGSCKETFNLFYYESDTDSASASSPFWMENPYIKVDTIAPDESFSKLESGRVNTKVRSFGPLSKNGFYLAFQDLGACMSLISVRAFYKKCSNTIAGFAIFPETLTGAEPTSLVIAPGTCIPNAVEVSVPLKLYCNGDGEWMVPVGACTCAAGYEPTMKDTQCQACGPGTFKSKQGEGPCSPCPPNSRTTSGAATVCTCRTGFFRADTDPADSACTSVPSAPRSVISNVNETSLVLEWSEPQDAGGRDDLLYNVICKKCSVERRLCTRCDDNVEFVPRQLGLTERRIYISNLMAHTQYTFEVQAVNGISSKSPFPPHFASVNITTNQAAPSAVPTMHLHSSTGNSMTLSWTPPERPNGIILDYEIKYSEKQGQSDGIANTVTSQKNSVRLDGLKANARYMVQVRARTVAGYGRYSLPTEFQTTAEDGSTGKTFQELPLIVGSATAGLLFVIVVVVIAIVCFRKGMVTEHLLSSPLGRKQRNSTDPEYTEKLQQYVTPGMKVYIDPFTYEDPNEAVREFAKEIDISCVKIEEVIGAGEFGEVCRGRLKLPGRREIFVAIKTLKVGYTERQRRDFLSEASIMGQFDHPNIIHLEGVVTKSRPVMIITEFMENCALDSFLRLNDGQFTVIQLVGMLRGIAAGMKYLSEMNYVHRDLAARNILVNSNLVCKVSDFGLSRFLEDDPADPTYTSSLGGKIPIRWTAPEAIAYRKFTSASDVWSYGIVMWEVMSYGERPYWDMSNQDVINAVEQDYRLPPPMDCPTALHQLMLDCWVRDRNLRPKFAQIVNTLDKLIRNAASLKVIASVQSGVSQPLLDRTVPDYTTFTTVGDWLDAIKMGRYKENFVNAGFASFDLVAQMTAEDLLRIGVTLAGHQKKILSSIQDMRLQMNQTLPVQV, from the exons ATggccgccgctgccgctgccgcccgcccgggggcccccccgccgccgccgccgctgctccccctcctgctgctgctcctgctgctccccgccGGCCGCCGAGCCCTCGAGG aGACCCTGATGGACACGAAGTGGGTGACCTCGGAGTTGGCATGGACAACCCATCCGGAGACGGGG TGGGAAGAGGTGAGCGGCTACGACGAGGCCATGAACCCCATCCGCACGTACCAGGTGTGCAACGTGCGGGAGGCCAACCAGAACAACTGGCTGCGCACCAAGTTCATCCAGCGCCAGGACGTCCAGCGCGTCTACGTGGAGCTCAAGTTCACCGTGCGGGACTGCAACAGCATCCCCAACATCCCCGGCTCCTGCAAAGAGACCTTCAACCTCTTCTATTACGAGTCGGATACGGATTCTGCCTCGGCGAGCAGCCCTTTCTGGATGGAGAACCCCTATATCAAAGTGGATACAATTGCCCCGGACGAGAGCTTCTCCAAGCTGGAGTCGGGCCGCGTGAACACCAAGGTGCgcagctttgggcccctctcCAAAAACGGCTTTTACCTGGCCTTCCAGGACCTGGGGGCCTGCATGTCCCTCATCTCCGTGCGGGCTTTCTACAAGAAATGCTCCAACACCATCGCTGGCTTTGCCATCTTCCCGGAGACATTAACGGGGGCTGAGCCCACGTCTCTGGTCATCGCTCCGGGCACCTGCATCCCCAACGCGGTGGAGGTGTCCGTCCCCCTCAAGCTGTACTGCAACGGCGACGGCGAGTGGATGGTGCCCGTGGGAGCCTGCACGTGTGCTGCTGGCTACGAGCCGACCATGAAGGACACCCAGTGCCAAG cctgcGGCCCGGGAACCTTCAAATCCAAGCAGGGCGAGgggccctgctccccctgcccgcccAACAGCCGCACGACCTCGGGAGCAGCGACGGTCTGCACGTGCCGCACCGGCTTCTTCCGCGCCGACACGGACCCCGCCGACAGCGCCTGCACCA GCGTGCCGTCGGCTCCCCGCAGCGTCATCTCCAACGTGAACGAGACGTCGCTGGTGCTGGAGTGGAGCGAGCCGCAGGACGCGGGCGGGCGGGACGACCTGCTCTACAACGTCATCTGCAAGAAGTGCAGCGTGGAGCGGCGCCTCTGCACGCGCTGCGACGACAACGTGGAGTTCGTGCCGCGCCAGCTGGGCCTCACCGAGCGCCGCATCTACATCAGCAACCTGATGGCCCACACCCAGTACACCTTCGAGGTCCAGGCGGTGAACGGCATCTCCAGCAAGAGCCCCTTCCCTCCGCACTTCGCCTCCGTCAACATCACCACCAACCAGGCAG CCCCATCTGCCGTGCCCACCATGCACCTGCACAGCAGCACGGGGAACAGCATGACGCTGTCGTGGACTCCCCCGGAGAGACCCAACGGCATCATTCTCGACTACGAGATCAAGTACTCCGAGAAG CAAGGCCAGAGCGATGGCATTGCCAACACTGTCACCAGCCAGAAGAACTCGGTGCGGCTGGACGGGCTGAAGGCCAACGCCCGCTACATGGTGCAGGTGCGGGCACGCACGGTGGCTGGGTACGGCCGCTACAGCCTCCCCACCGAGTTCCAGACGACTGCAGAGGACG gcTCCACCGGGAAGACTTTCCAGGAGCTGCCTCTGATCGTGGGCTCGGCCACTGCGGGGCTGCTCTTCGTCATCGTCGTGGTCGTCATCGCTATCGTCTGCTTCAG GAAAGGGATGGTTACTGAACACCTCCTCTCGTCTCCTTTGGGCAGGAAGCAGCGCAACAGCACAGATCCTGAGTACACggagaagctgcagcagtaCG TCACCCCGGGGATGAAGGTCTACATCGACCCTTTCACTTACGAGGACCCCAACGAAGCAGTCCGGGAGTTTGCCAAAGAGATCGACATCTCCTGCGTCAAAATCGAGGAGGTCATCGGAGCAG GGGAGTTCGGCGAGGTGTGCCGCGGGCGCCTGAAGCTGCCCGGCCGCCGCGAGATCTTCGTGGCCATCAAGACGCTGAAGGTGGGCTACACGGAGCGGCAGCGGCGCGATTTCCTCAGCGAGGCCAGCATCATGGGGCAGTTCGACCACCCCAACATCATCCACCTGGAGGGCGTGGTGACCAAGAGCCGCCCCGTCATGATCATCACCGAGTTCATGGAGAACTGCGCGCTCGACTCCTTCCTCCGG CTGAACGACGGGCAGTTCACGGTCATCCAGCTGGTGGGGATGCTGCGAGGCATCGCTGCGGGCATGAAGTACCTGTCGGAGATGAACTACGTGCACCGCGACCTGGCTGCCCGCAACATCCTGGTCAACAGCAACTTGGTCTGCAAAGTGTCCGATTTCGGGCTCTCCCGCTTCCTGGAGGACGACCCGGCCGACCCCACCTACACCAGCTCCCTG GGGGGCAAGATCCCGATCAGATGGACGGCTCCTGAGGCCATCGCCTACCGCAAGTTCACCTCGGCCAGCGACGTGTGGAGCTACGGCATCGTCATGTGGGAAGTGATGTCCTACGGGGAGCGACCCTACTGGGACATGTCCAACCAGGAT GTGATCAACGCGGTGGAGCAGGATTAccgcctgcccccccccatgGACTGCCCCACGGCGCTGCACCAGCTGATGCTGGACTGCTGGGTGCGGGACCGCAACCTGCGGCCCAAATTTGCACAGATCGTCAACACGCTGGACAAGCTGATCCGCAACGCTGCCAGCCTCAAGGTCATCGCCAGCGTCCAGTCTGG CGTCTCCCAGCCGCTCCTGGACCGCACTGTGCCGGATTACACCACCTTCACCACCGTGGGAGACTGGCTGGACGCCATCAAAATGGGACGGTACAAGGAGAACTTCGTCAATGCCGGCTTTGCCTCCTTCGACCTGGTGGCACAGATGACGGCGGA AGACCTGCTGAGGATAGGGGTGACGCTAGCAGGGCACCAGAAGAAGATCCTGAGCAGCATTCAGGACATGAGGCTGCAGATGAACCAGACGCTCCCGGTTCAGGTTTGA
- the EPHB3 gene encoding ephrin type-B receptor 3 isoform X3 — MAAAAAAARPGAPPPPPPLLPLLLLLLLLPAGRRALEETLMDTKWVTSELAWTTHPETGWEEVSGYDEAMNPIRTYQVCNVREANQNNWLRTKFIQRQDVQRVYVELKFTVRDCNSIPNIPGSCKETFNLFYYESDTDSASASSPFWMENPYIKVDTIAPDESFSKLESGRVNTKVRSFGPLSKNGFYLAFQDLGACMSLISVRAFYKKCSNTIAGFAIFPETLTGAEPTSLVIAPGTCIPNAVEVSVPLKLYCNGDGEWMVPVGACTCAAGYEPTMKDTQCQACGPGTFKSKQGEGPCSPCPPNSRTTSGAATVCTCRTGFFRADTDPADSACTSVPSAPRSVISNVNETSLVLEWSEPQDAGGRDDLLYNVICKKCSVERRLCTRCDDNVEFVPRQLGLTERRIYISNLMAHTQYTFEVQAVNGISSKSPFPPHFASVNITTNQAAPSAVPTMHLHSSTGNSMTLSWTPPERPNGIILDYEIKYSEKQGQSDGIANTVTSQKNSVRLDGLKANARYMVQVRARTVAGYGRYSLPTEFQTTAEDGSTGKTFQELPLIVGSATAGLLFVIVVVVIAIVCFRKGMVTEHLLSSPLGRKQRNSTDPEYTEKLQQYVTPGMKVYIDPFTYEDPNEAVREFAKEIDISCVKIEEVIGAGEFGEVCRGRLKLPGRREIFVAIKTLKVGYTERQRRDFLSEASIMGQFDHPNIIHLEGVVTKSRPVMIITEFMENCALDSFLRLNDGQFTVIQLVGMLRGIAAGMKYLSEMNYVHRDLAARNILVNSNLVCKVSDFGLSRFLEDDPADPTYTSSLGGKIPIRWTAPEAIAYRKFTSASDVWSYGIVMWEVMSYGERPYWDMSNQDVINAVEQDYRLPPPMDCPTALHQLMLDCWVRDRNLRPKFAQIVNTLDKLIRNAASLKVIASVQSGSVGSQIPGNTASPSRSWTALCRITPPSPPWETGWTPSKWDGTRRTSSMPALPPSTWWHR, encoded by the exons ATggccgccgctgccgctgccgcccgcccgggggcccccccgccgccgccgccgctgctccccctcctgctgctgctcctgctgctccccgccGGCCGCCGAGCCCTCGAGG aGACCCTGATGGACACGAAGTGGGTGACCTCGGAGTTGGCATGGACAACCCATCCGGAGACGGGG TGGGAAGAGGTGAGCGGCTACGACGAGGCCATGAACCCCATCCGCACGTACCAGGTGTGCAACGTGCGGGAGGCCAACCAGAACAACTGGCTGCGCACCAAGTTCATCCAGCGCCAGGACGTCCAGCGCGTCTACGTGGAGCTCAAGTTCACCGTGCGGGACTGCAACAGCATCCCCAACATCCCCGGCTCCTGCAAAGAGACCTTCAACCTCTTCTATTACGAGTCGGATACGGATTCTGCCTCGGCGAGCAGCCCTTTCTGGATGGAGAACCCCTATATCAAAGTGGATACAATTGCCCCGGACGAGAGCTTCTCCAAGCTGGAGTCGGGCCGCGTGAACACCAAGGTGCgcagctttgggcccctctcCAAAAACGGCTTTTACCTGGCCTTCCAGGACCTGGGGGCCTGCATGTCCCTCATCTCCGTGCGGGCTTTCTACAAGAAATGCTCCAACACCATCGCTGGCTTTGCCATCTTCCCGGAGACATTAACGGGGGCTGAGCCCACGTCTCTGGTCATCGCTCCGGGCACCTGCATCCCCAACGCGGTGGAGGTGTCCGTCCCCCTCAAGCTGTACTGCAACGGCGACGGCGAGTGGATGGTGCCCGTGGGAGCCTGCACGTGTGCTGCTGGCTACGAGCCGACCATGAAGGACACCCAGTGCCAAG cctgcGGCCCGGGAACCTTCAAATCCAAGCAGGGCGAGgggccctgctccccctgcccgcccAACAGCCGCACGACCTCGGGAGCAGCGACGGTCTGCACGTGCCGCACCGGCTTCTTCCGCGCCGACACGGACCCCGCCGACAGCGCCTGCACCA GCGTGCCGTCGGCTCCCCGCAGCGTCATCTCCAACGTGAACGAGACGTCGCTGGTGCTGGAGTGGAGCGAGCCGCAGGACGCGGGCGGGCGGGACGACCTGCTCTACAACGTCATCTGCAAGAAGTGCAGCGTGGAGCGGCGCCTCTGCACGCGCTGCGACGACAACGTGGAGTTCGTGCCGCGCCAGCTGGGCCTCACCGAGCGCCGCATCTACATCAGCAACCTGATGGCCCACACCCAGTACACCTTCGAGGTCCAGGCGGTGAACGGCATCTCCAGCAAGAGCCCCTTCCCTCCGCACTTCGCCTCCGTCAACATCACCACCAACCAGGCAG CCCCATCTGCCGTGCCCACCATGCACCTGCACAGCAGCACGGGGAACAGCATGACGCTGTCGTGGACTCCCCCGGAGAGACCCAACGGCATCATTCTCGACTACGAGATCAAGTACTCCGAGAAG CAAGGCCAGAGCGATGGCATTGCCAACACTGTCACCAGCCAGAAGAACTCGGTGCGGCTGGACGGGCTGAAGGCCAACGCCCGCTACATGGTGCAGGTGCGGGCACGCACGGTGGCTGGGTACGGCCGCTACAGCCTCCCCACCGAGTTCCAGACGACTGCAGAGGACG gcTCCACCGGGAAGACTTTCCAGGAGCTGCCTCTGATCGTGGGCTCGGCCACTGCGGGGCTGCTCTTCGTCATCGTCGTGGTCGTCATCGCTATCGTCTGCTTCAG GAAAGGGATGGTTACTGAACACCTCCTCTCGTCTCCTTTGGGCAGGAAGCAGCGCAACAGCACAGATCCTGAGTACACggagaagctgcagcagtaCG TCACCCCGGGGATGAAGGTCTACATCGACCCTTTCACTTACGAGGACCCCAACGAAGCAGTCCGGGAGTTTGCCAAAGAGATCGACATCTCCTGCGTCAAAATCGAGGAGGTCATCGGAGCAG GGGAGTTCGGCGAGGTGTGCCGCGGGCGCCTGAAGCTGCCCGGCCGCCGCGAGATCTTCGTGGCCATCAAGACGCTGAAGGTGGGCTACACGGAGCGGCAGCGGCGCGATTTCCTCAGCGAGGCCAGCATCATGGGGCAGTTCGACCACCCCAACATCATCCACCTGGAGGGCGTGGTGACCAAGAGCCGCCCCGTCATGATCATCACCGAGTTCATGGAGAACTGCGCGCTCGACTCCTTCCTCCGG CTGAACGACGGGCAGTTCACGGTCATCCAGCTGGTGGGGATGCTGCGAGGCATCGCTGCGGGCATGAAGTACCTGTCGGAGATGAACTACGTGCACCGCGACCTGGCTGCCCGCAACATCCTGGTCAACAGCAACTTGGTCTGCAAAGTGTCCGATTTCGGGCTCTCCCGCTTCCTGGAGGACGACCCGGCCGACCCCACCTACACCAGCTCCCTG GGGGGCAAGATCCCGATCAGATGGACGGCTCCTGAGGCCATCGCCTACCGCAAGTTCACCTCGGCCAGCGACGTGTGGAGCTACGGCATCGTCATGTGGGAAGTGATGTCCTACGGGGAGCGACCCTACTGGGACATGTCCAACCAGGAT GTGATCAACGCGGTGGAGCAGGATTAccgcctgcccccccccatgGACTGCCCCACGGCGCTGCACCAGCTGATGCTGGACTGCTGGGTGCGGGACCGCAACCTGCGGCCCAAATTTGCACAGATCGTCAACACGCTGGACAAGCTGATCCGCAACGCTGCCAGCCTCAAGGTCATCGCCAGCGTCCAGTCTGGGTCAGTGGGGTCCCAGATCCCGGGGAACACAG CGTCTCCCAGCCGCTCCTGGACCGCACTGTGCCGGATTACACCACCTTCACCACCGTGGGAGACTGGCTGGACGCCATCAAAATGGGACGGTACAAGGAGAACTTCGTCAATGCCGGCTTTGCCTCCTTCGACCTGGTGGCACAGATGA
- the EPHB3 gene encoding ephrin type-B receptor 3 isoform X2 — translation MAAAAAAARPGAPPPPPPLLPLLLLLLLLPAGRRALEETLMDTKWVTSELAWTTHPETGWEEVSGYDEAMNPIRTYQVCNVREANQNNWLRTKFIQRQDVQRVYVELKFTVRDCNSIPNIPGSCKETFNLFYYESDTDSASASSPFWMENPYIKVDTIAPDESFSKLESGRVNTKVRSFGPLSKNGFYLAFQDLGACMSLISVRAFYKKCSNTIAGFAIFPETLTGAEPTSLVIAPGTCIPNAVEVSVPLKLYCNGDGEWMVPVGACTCAAGYEPTMKDTQCQACGPGTFKSKQGEGPCSPCPPNSRTTSGAATVCTCRTGFFRADTDPADSACTSVPSAPRSVISNVNETSLVLEWSEPQDAGGRDDLLYNVICKKCSVERRLCTRCDDNVEFVPRQLGLTERRIYISNLMAHTQYTFEVQAVNGISSKSPFPPHFASVNITTNQAAPSAVPTMHLHSSTGNSMTLSWTPPERPNGIILDYEIKYSEKQGQSDGIANTVTSQKNSVRLDGLKANARYMVQVRARTVAGYGRYSLPTEFQTTAEDGSTGKTFQELPLIVGSATAGLLFVIVVVVIAIVCFRKQRNSTDPEYTEKLQQYVTPGMKVYIDPFTYEDPNEAVREFAKEIDISCVKIEEVIGAGEFGEVCRGRLKLPGRREIFVAIKTLKVGYTERQRRDFLSEASIMGQFDHPNIIHLEGVVTKSRPVMIITEFMENCALDSFLRLNDGQFTVIQLVGMLRGIAAGMKYLSEMNYVHRDLAARNILVNSNLVCKVSDFGLSRFLEDDPADPTYTSSLGGKIPIRWTAPEAIAYRKFTSASDVWSYGIVMWEVMSYGERPYWDMSNQDVINAVEQDYRLPPPMDCPTALHQLMLDCWVRDRNLRPKFAQIVNTLDKLIRNAASLKVIASVQSGVSQPLLDRTVPDYTTFTTVGDWLDAIKMGRYKENFVNAGFASFDLVAQMTAEDLLRIGVTLAGHQKKILSSIQDMRLQMNQTLPVQV, via the exons ATggccgccgctgccgctgccgcccgcccgggggcccccccgccgccgccgccgctgctccccctcctgctgctgctcctgctgctccccgccGGCCGCCGAGCCCTCGAGG aGACCCTGATGGACACGAAGTGGGTGACCTCGGAGTTGGCATGGACAACCCATCCGGAGACGGGG TGGGAAGAGGTGAGCGGCTACGACGAGGCCATGAACCCCATCCGCACGTACCAGGTGTGCAACGTGCGGGAGGCCAACCAGAACAACTGGCTGCGCACCAAGTTCATCCAGCGCCAGGACGTCCAGCGCGTCTACGTGGAGCTCAAGTTCACCGTGCGGGACTGCAACAGCATCCCCAACATCCCCGGCTCCTGCAAAGAGACCTTCAACCTCTTCTATTACGAGTCGGATACGGATTCTGCCTCGGCGAGCAGCCCTTTCTGGATGGAGAACCCCTATATCAAAGTGGATACAATTGCCCCGGACGAGAGCTTCTCCAAGCTGGAGTCGGGCCGCGTGAACACCAAGGTGCgcagctttgggcccctctcCAAAAACGGCTTTTACCTGGCCTTCCAGGACCTGGGGGCCTGCATGTCCCTCATCTCCGTGCGGGCTTTCTACAAGAAATGCTCCAACACCATCGCTGGCTTTGCCATCTTCCCGGAGACATTAACGGGGGCTGAGCCCACGTCTCTGGTCATCGCTCCGGGCACCTGCATCCCCAACGCGGTGGAGGTGTCCGTCCCCCTCAAGCTGTACTGCAACGGCGACGGCGAGTGGATGGTGCCCGTGGGAGCCTGCACGTGTGCTGCTGGCTACGAGCCGACCATGAAGGACACCCAGTGCCAAG cctgcGGCCCGGGAACCTTCAAATCCAAGCAGGGCGAGgggccctgctccccctgcccgcccAACAGCCGCACGACCTCGGGAGCAGCGACGGTCTGCACGTGCCGCACCGGCTTCTTCCGCGCCGACACGGACCCCGCCGACAGCGCCTGCACCA GCGTGCCGTCGGCTCCCCGCAGCGTCATCTCCAACGTGAACGAGACGTCGCTGGTGCTGGAGTGGAGCGAGCCGCAGGACGCGGGCGGGCGGGACGACCTGCTCTACAACGTCATCTGCAAGAAGTGCAGCGTGGAGCGGCGCCTCTGCACGCGCTGCGACGACAACGTGGAGTTCGTGCCGCGCCAGCTGGGCCTCACCGAGCGCCGCATCTACATCAGCAACCTGATGGCCCACACCCAGTACACCTTCGAGGTCCAGGCGGTGAACGGCATCTCCAGCAAGAGCCCCTTCCCTCCGCACTTCGCCTCCGTCAACATCACCACCAACCAGGCAG CCCCATCTGCCGTGCCCACCATGCACCTGCACAGCAGCACGGGGAACAGCATGACGCTGTCGTGGACTCCCCCGGAGAGACCCAACGGCATCATTCTCGACTACGAGATCAAGTACTCCGAGAAG CAAGGCCAGAGCGATGGCATTGCCAACACTGTCACCAGCCAGAAGAACTCGGTGCGGCTGGACGGGCTGAAGGCCAACGCCCGCTACATGGTGCAGGTGCGGGCACGCACGGTGGCTGGGTACGGCCGCTACAGCCTCCCCACCGAGTTCCAGACGACTGCAGAGGACG gcTCCACCGGGAAGACTTTCCAGGAGCTGCCTCTGATCGTGGGCTCGGCCACTGCGGGGCTGCTCTTCGTCATCGTCGTGGTCGTCATCGCTATCGTCTGCTTCAG GAAGCAGCGCAACAGCACAGATCCTGAGTACACggagaagctgcagcagtaCG TCACCCCGGGGATGAAGGTCTACATCGACCCTTTCACTTACGAGGACCCCAACGAAGCAGTCCGGGAGTTTGCCAAAGAGATCGACATCTCCTGCGTCAAAATCGAGGAGGTCATCGGAGCAG GGGAGTTCGGCGAGGTGTGCCGCGGGCGCCTGAAGCTGCCCGGCCGCCGCGAGATCTTCGTGGCCATCAAGACGCTGAAGGTGGGCTACACGGAGCGGCAGCGGCGCGATTTCCTCAGCGAGGCCAGCATCATGGGGCAGTTCGACCACCCCAACATCATCCACCTGGAGGGCGTGGTGACCAAGAGCCGCCCCGTCATGATCATCACCGAGTTCATGGAGAACTGCGCGCTCGACTCCTTCCTCCGG CTGAACGACGGGCAGTTCACGGTCATCCAGCTGGTGGGGATGCTGCGAGGCATCGCTGCGGGCATGAAGTACCTGTCGGAGATGAACTACGTGCACCGCGACCTGGCTGCCCGCAACATCCTGGTCAACAGCAACTTGGTCTGCAAAGTGTCCGATTTCGGGCTCTCCCGCTTCCTGGAGGACGACCCGGCCGACCCCACCTACACCAGCTCCCTG GGGGGCAAGATCCCGATCAGATGGACGGCTCCTGAGGCCATCGCCTACCGCAAGTTCACCTCGGCCAGCGACGTGTGGAGCTACGGCATCGTCATGTGGGAAGTGATGTCCTACGGGGAGCGACCCTACTGGGACATGTCCAACCAGGAT GTGATCAACGCGGTGGAGCAGGATTAccgcctgcccccccccatgGACTGCCCCACGGCGCTGCACCAGCTGATGCTGGACTGCTGGGTGCGGGACCGCAACCTGCGGCCCAAATTTGCACAGATCGTCAACACGCTGGACAAGCTGATCCGCAACGCTGCCAGCCTCAAGGTCATCGCCAGCGTCCAGTCTGG CGTCTCCCAGCCGCTCCTGGACCGCACTGTGCCGGATTACACCACCTTCACCACCGTGGGAGACTGGCTGGACGCCATCAAAATGGGACGGTACAAGGAGAACTTCGTCAATGCCGGCTTTGCCTCCTTCGACCTGGTGGCACAGATGACGGCGGA AGACCTGCTGAGGATAGGGGTGACGCTAGCAGGGCACCAGAAGAAGATCCTGAGCAGCATTCAGGACATGAGGCTGCAGATGAACCAGACGCTCCCGGTTCAGGTTTGA